In Gadus morhua chromosome 2, gadMor3.0, whole genome shotgun sequence, a single window of DNA contains:
- the kdm8 gene encoding lysine-specific demethylase 8, producing MAALWSNISAILPPDEAGFPLQFSDSVHSSVAELLLRCRRRLYTDRSLRILNPRDHALTLAQMVTDLSWERLNTGTWRDVDKEWRRVYAYGCLFKALALCRGDPSPERVRQAVRTCDMGLMMGASIMDNVLNSLVQILQTEVRRATKEEVPTEPRVQAKKIKLEVPPAPVIEQTTAVPRMNCPSLERFKNNNLLTNQPVILEGIINHWPALNDHSWSLEYIRSIAGCRTVPVEVGSRYTDEEWSQRLLTVNEFIDKYISVKVDDVPVGYLAQHQLFDQIPELKEDIRIPDYCCLGDEDEDNITINAWFGPSGTVSPLHQDPQHNFLAQVLGSKYIRLYSPSDSGRLYPHESPLLHNTSQVEVENPNVERFPEFVDAPYRDCVLKPGEVLFIPTQHWHYVRSLELSFSVSFWWS from the exons ATGGCGGCGTTGTGGTCAAACATCTCCGCCATCTTGCCTCCGGACGAGGCCGGCTTCCCGCTCCAGTTCAGCGACAGCGTGCACTCCAGTGTGGCGGAGTTGCTGCTTCGCTGCAGGCGGCGGCTGTACACCGACAGGAGCCTGAGGATCCTGAACCCCCGGGACCACGCGCTGACCCTCGCCCAGATGGTCACCGACCTCTCCTGGGAGCGGCTCAACACGGGCACGTGGCGCGACGTGGACAAGGAGTGGCGGCGGGTCTACGCCTACGGCTGCCTGTTCAAGGCCCTGGCTCTGTGCCGCGGGGACCCGTCCCCGGAGAGAGTGCGCCAGGCCGTCAGAACGTGCGACATGGGCTTGATGATGGGCGCGTCCATCATGGACAACGTTCTCAACAGCCTGGTGCAGATCCTGCAGACAGAGGTCAGGAGAGCCACCAAGGAGGAGGTTCCCACGGAGCCCCGAGTTCAAGCAAAG AAGATCAAGCTTGAAGTCCCACCTGCTCCTGTTATTGAACAAACCACTGCAGTTCCCAGGATGAATTGCCCTTCACTGGAACGCTTCAAGAACAATAATCTGCTCACCAACCAGCCAGTTATTCTGGAAGGAATAATAAACCACTGGCCAGCCCTTAACGACCACAGCTGGAG CCTAGAATACATAAGATCAATTGCTGGATGCCGAACGGTGCCAGTGGAAGTTGGGTCAAGATACACCGATGAGGAGTGGTCACAAAGACTGCTTACTGTCAATGAATTCATTGATAAATACATTTCAGTAAAA GTGGACGACGTACCAGTGGGGTATTTGGCCCAGCACCAGCTCTTTGATCAG aTCCCCGAGCTGAAAGAAGACATCCGCATCCCCGACTACTGTTGCCTGGGCGACGAAGACGAGGACAACATCACCATCAACGCGTGGTTCGGCCCCTCGGGAACAGTCTCCCCACTCCACCAAGACCCCCAGCATAACTTCCTGGCTCAG GTGTTGGGAAGCAAGTACATTCGCCTATATTCCCCCAGCGACAGTGGGAGGCTCTACCCTCATGAATCACCGCTCCTCCACAACACCAGCCAG gtggaggtggagaatcCCAACGTAGAGCGCTTCCCAGAGTTTGTGGACGCTCCCTACCGGGACTGTGTTCTGAAGCCCGGGGAGGTACTCTTCATCCCCACGCAGCACTGGCACTATGTGCGCTCCCTGGAGCTCAGCTTCTCAGTGAGTTTCTGGTGGTCGTGA
- the LOC115533664 gene encoding UNC93-like protein MFSD11, with amino-acid sequence MADVRTVNVVVLGVGFLLIFTAFTTCGNIEQTLIKSLQNDTFTGSGYHSLGIIYGVFSFSNFLAPTVVAILGPPCTMLISGILYSCYIAVFIVPTTWSFYLTSVIVGAGAAMLWTAQSHFLVENSDASTINRNTGMFWGLLQCSMLFGNLYIYFAWNGSTEISERGRKNLFTTLLVTSGVGTLCFLALRKTQHQQDDMISDDEGRSLLSAPMMYKQRANTAVKDAKAEFKTILQLLSSKTILLLSSCMAYSGLELSFYSGVYGTCIGATEQFGESAKGLIGISGIVVGIGEIIGGGFFGLMCTNNRFRRTSVVFLGMVVHFVAFYLIFLSIPDDAPIVLKTSAQFTSYLTPSVSIALLCSFLLGLGDSCFNTQLYSILGCVYAEQSTPAFAIFKFIQSIFAALAFFYSGYLLLRWQLLLMVILGFTGTLGFFLVERMQNISVDTHEP; translated from the exons ATGGCGGACGTAAGAACTGTGAACGTTGTAGTTTTAGGCGTTGGATTTTTGTTAATTTTTACTGCCTTCACTACCTGTGGAAACATCGAG caaACACTGATAAAAAGCCTGCAGAATGATACATTCACTGGAAGTGGTTACCACAG CCTCGGAATCATCTATGGAGttttttccttctcaaattTTCTTGCGCCAACAGTTGTTGCAATACTTGGCCCCCCATGCACAATGCTCATCAGCGGTATACTTTACAG TTGTTATATAGCGGTGTTCATTGTTCCAACTACATGGTCTTTTTACTTGACATCTGTGATCGTTGGCGCAGGAGCAGCCA TGCTGTGGACCGCACAGAGTCACTTCCTGGTGGAGAACTCTGACGCCTCCACCATAAACCGGAACACAGGGATGTTTTGGGGTCTTTTGCAGTGCAG CATGCTATTTGGCAACCTTTACATTTATTTCGCATGGAATGGAAGCACCGAAATCTCAG AGCGGGGCAGGAAGAACCTCTTCACGACGCTGCTGGTGACCTCCGGGGTCGGTACGCTCTGCTTCCTGGCGCTGAGGAAGACGCAGCACCAGCAGGACGATATGATCTCCGACGACGAAGGCCGCTCCCTGCTCTCGGCGCCCATGAT GTATAAACAAAGAGCAAACACTGCTGTAAAGGATGCCAAGGCAGAATTCA AGACCATCCTCCAACTTCTCAGTTCCAAAACAATATTGCTCCTGAGCAGCTGCATGGCATACAGTG GTCTAGAGCTGTCTTTCTACAGTGGAGTGTATGGGACTTGTATCGGTGCGACGGAACAGTTTGGGGAGTCGGCGAAAGGCCTAATTGGCATTTCTGGAATTGTGGTTGGCATTGGAGAAATAATAG GTGGGGGGTTTTTCGGACTGATGTGCACAAACAATCGCTTTCGCCGCACGTCGGTGGTCTTCCTGGGGATGGTGGTCCACTTTGTCGCATTCTACCTGATCTTCCTCAGCATCCCGGACGACGCGCCCATCGTGCTGAAGACCAGCGCACAGTTCACGTCCTATCTAACTCCCAG TGTTTCCATAGCGCTGCTTTGTAGCTTCCTACTGGGTCTTGGAGACAGCTGCTTCAACACCCAGCTGTACAGCATCCTGGGCTGTGTGTACGCAGAGCAGAGCACACCTGCCTTCGCCATCTTCAAGTTCATCCAG TCGATTTTTGCAGCGTTGGCCTTCTTCTACAGCGGATACCTTCTGTTGAGATGGCAACTCCTACTCATGGTCATACTGGGATTCACGGGGACCTTGGGTTTCTTCCTGGTGGAGAGGATGCAGAACATCTCCGTAGACACGCATGAGCCCTAG